A window of Solanum stenotomum isolate F172 chromosome 3, ASM1918654v1, whole genome shotgun sequence contains these coding sequences:
- the LOC125859036 gene encoding COBRA-like protein 3, with translation MHVLSFSLCVCITISCIFIPDAFDAFDPNGNITIKWDVISWTPDGYVAVVTINNFQQYRHIQPPGWSLKWTWAKDEVIWSMLGSQTTEQGNCSKFKGDIPHCCKKDPTVIDLLPETPHNQQIANCCKGGVVNSWGQDPSNSISSFQLSVGSAGTTNNTVRIPKNFTLNAPGPGYTCGPAKIVKPTKFFTPDGRRVTQAMMTWNVTCTYSQFMAQNKPTCCVSISSLYNDTIVPCPTCSCGCKNNGTKPGSCVEAEKPHLASIVSDHGKNNFTPLVQCTDHMCPVGIHWHVTLNYKDYWRVKITITNFNYHMNYSQWNLIVQHSNLDNITQVFNINYKSLTPYGDQINDTAMLWGVKSSNDLLVQPGPSGNVQFELLLRKDTSNLTLDKGWAFPRRVYFNGDNCIMPPSEAYPHLSNDVSAMPPPDADPHMPNAASQWKVSLLKLVVTVMFSMTFFFANTYKSYALY, from the exons ATGCATGTattaagtttttctttgtgtGTTTGTATTACCATCtcttgcatttttattccagaTGCGTTTGATGCATTTGATCCCAATGGGAACATCACAATAAAATGGGATGTCATCAGCTGGACACCAGATGGATATGTC GCTGTGGTGACTATAAACAACTTCCAGCAGTATAGGCATATCCAACCACCAGGCTGGAGTTTGAAATGGACATGGGCAAAGGATGAGGTGATATGGAGCATGCTGGGAAGTCAGACTACGGAGCAAGGTAATTGCTCAAAATTCAAAGGAGATATTCCCCATTGCTGTAAGAAGGATCCAACAGTTATCGACTTGTTGCCTGAAACTCCTCACAACCAGCAGATTGCAAATTGTTGCAAGGGAGGAGTTGTCAACTCATGGGGCCAGGATCCTTCAAATTCCATTAGTTCATTCCAACTCAGTGTCGGTTCTGCTGGAACAACCAACAATACAGTTAGAATACCTAAGAACTTCACCTTAAATGCACCAGGACCTGGATATACTTGTGGACCTGCTAAAATTGTTAAACCAACTAAATTTTTTACTCCAGATGGGAGAAGAGTGACACAGGCTATGA TGACTTGGAATGTCACATGCACATACTCACAATTCATGGCTCAGAATAAGCCTACATGTTGTGTCTCCATATCGTCGTTATACAATGACACAATTGTACCATGTCCTACATGTTCTTGTGGCTGCAAGAATAATGGCACTAAACCGGGAAGTTGTGTGGA GGCAGAAAAGCCGCACCTAGCTTCAATTGTTTCGGACCATGGAAAGAACAACTTTACCCCTTTGGTCCAGTGCACAGATCATATGTGTCCAGTTGGGATTCATTGGCATGTGACGCTCAACTACAAGGATTATTGGAGGGTTAAAATCACTATAACAAACTTCAATTACCATATGAATTACTCACAATGGAACTTAATTGTCCAACATTCCAACCTTGATAACATCACTCAGGTTTTCAACATCAATTATAAGTCATTAACTCCTTATGGAGATCAGATAA ATGATACTGCAATGTTATGGGGAGTTAAATCCTCCAATGATCTACTTGTGCAACCTGGTCCTTCAGGAAATGTCCAGTTCGAACTTCTACTCCGAAAAGATACATCAAATTTAACATTAGATAAGGGATGGGCTTTCCCTCGCAGAgtttatttcaatggtgataACTGCATCATGCCACCTTCTGAGGCATATCCACATTTGTCAAACGATGTTTCAGCCATGCCACCTCCTGATGCAGATCCACATATGCCGAATGCTGCTTCCCAGTGGAAGGTCTCTTTGCTTAAATTAGTAGTAACAGTTATGTTCTCTATGACATTCTTCTTTGCTAACACATACAAGTCTTATGCTCTCTATTAG
- the LOC125858444 gene encoding COBRA-like protein 4, whose protein sequence is MRTYLITLVGLLFVLFSYAAAYDPLDPNGNITIKWDVMSWTPDGYVAVVTMNNFQMYRHIMSPGWTLGWTWAKKEVIWTMIGAQATEQGDCSKFKGNIPHCCKKTPTVVDMLPGVPYNQQFTNCCKGGVLASWGQDPQSSVSAFQVSVGQAGTTNKTVKLPKNFTLLGPGPGYTCSPAKIVPPTKFFTPDLRRKTQALMTWNVTCTYSQFVAQKHPKCCVSISTFYNETITSCPSCACGCENRHKCIKSDSKLLSMVGVNTPRKDNAPLLQCTQHMCPVRIHWHVKLNYKEYWRVKITLTNFNYRVNYTQWTLVAQHPNLNNVTQVFSFDYKPLVPYQSINDTGMFYGMKFYNDLLMEAGPAGNVQSEVLLQKDKDTFTLKQGWAFPRKVYFNGDECMLPPPDTYPYLPNFAHQNLVAFSTLFCSMLLILLVLF, encoded by the exons atgaggACTTATTTGATCACTCTAGTTGGCCTTTTGTTTGTGTTATTTTCATATGCAG CTGCTTATGATCCATTGGATCCCAATGGGAACATAACTATTAAATGGGATGTCATGTCTTGGACTCCTGATGGCTATGTT GCTGTGGTAACGATGAACAACTTTCAAATGTACCGACACATTATGAGCCCTGGGTGGACATTAGGCTGGACATGGGCTAAGAAAGAAGTGATATGGACTATGATTGGTGCTCAAGCTACAGAACAAGGTGATTGCTCCAAATTCAAAGGAAACATCCCGCATTGTTGCAAGAAGACTCCCACTGTTGTAGATATGCTCCCTGGAGTACCTTATAACCAACAATTTACCAATTGTTGTAAAG GTGGAGTTTTGGCTTCTTGGGGCCAAGATCCTCAATCTTCTGTCTCTGCTTTTCAAGTTAGTGTTGGCCAAGCTGGTACCACAAACAAGACTGTAAAACTCCCCAAGAACTTCACTTTGCTTGGACCTGGACCAGGTTACACTTGTAGTCCTGCAAAGATTGTTCCGCCCACCAAATTCTTCACACCTGATCTAAGAAGGAAAACTCAAGCACTCA TGACATGGAATGTAACATGCACATACTCTCAGTTTGTAGCCCAAAAACACCCAAAATGTTGTGTCTCCATCTCAACTTTCTACAATGAAACCATCActtcttgtccttcttgtgcTTGCGGTTGTGAGAACAGACACAAATGCATCAA GAGCGATTCCAAGCTACTCAGTATGGTGGGGGTAAACACTCCACGAAAAGACAATGCACCATTACTACAGTGCACACAACATATGTGCCCCGTTAGAATCCATTGGCATGTGAAACTCAACTACAAGGAATATTGGAGAGTCAAGATTACTCTTACCAACTTCAATTACAGGGTCAATTACACACAATGGACTCTTGTTGCTCAACATCCAAATCTTAACAATGTAACTCAAGTTTTTAGCTTTGATTACAAGCCTCTTGTTCCATATCAATCGATAA ATGACACAGGTATGTTCTACGGTATGAAGTTCTACAATGACTTACTTATGGAAGCAGGGCCAGCTGGAAATGTTCAATCAGAAGTGCTTCTCCAGAAAGATAAGGATACTTTTACCCTTAAACAAGGATGGGCATTTCCTCGAAAAGTATACTTCAATGGCGATGAATGCATGCTACCACCGCCAGATACTTATCCATACTTACCCAATTTTGCCCACCAGAATCTGGTTGCTTTTTCGACATTGTTTTGTTCTATGCTTTTGATTTTACTTGTTCTGTTTTGA